One window of Mangrovibacterium diazotrophicum genomic DNA carries:
- a CDS encoding FecR family protein, with protein sequence MKEIDDIDLLIGKILSGNASAADEAMHQKLLSESEEYATAFSKSQKVWARSAWLAEKDVRADKVKTQSRLNASILKELQSNKRTIAIYKLVAILAFPVAIALSILFYPQIQSRKTVATLAEISAPLGNVASCKLPDGTTVWINSGSTIKYNDADFNSKEREISLDGEAYFQVAKNKKVPFIVRTALADVRVTGTSFNVKAIAEDSVFETALSEGSVLLFAKNEDKESVKLSPGELATFASNTRSFEIQKVDVDRYSSWRDGEIIFKDATLLDLMQELERVYGIEFQIENQDLADFRFRGRFSYNNNLIDVLERIKSTSHIDYRIENKKVWLSKMN encoded by the coding sequence ATGAAAGAAATTGACGACATTGATCTGCTGATTGGTAAAATATTGTCCGGCAATGCGTCGGCTGCCGACGAAGCGATGCACCAAAAATTGCTGTCGGAATCGGAAGAATATGCCACTGCTTTCAGCAAAAGTCAAAAAGTCTGGGCTCGTAGTGCCTGGCTTGCAGAAAAAGATGTTCGTGCCGATAAAGTAAAAACCCAAAGCAGGCTGAATGCTTCTATTCTAAAGGAACTGCAATCCAATAAACGTACAATTGCCATCTATAAACTGGTTGCCATTCTGGCGTTCCCGGTTGCCATTGCTTTGAGCATTTTATTCTACCCCCAAATACAATCCCGGAAAACCGTTGCGACTTTGGCCGAGATCTCGGCCCCGCTTGGGAATGTTGCATCCTGCAAATTGCCTGATGGAACAACCGTCTGGATCAATTCCGGATCGACCATCAAATACAACGATGCCGACTTCAATTCGAAAGAACGGGAAATTAGTTTGGACGGCGAGGCTTATTTTCAAGTCGCTAAAAACAAGAAAGTTCCGTTTATTGTTCGCACGGCGCTCGCAGATGTTCGGGTTACGGGTACTTCATTCAATGTAAAAGCAATTGCTGAGGACAGTGTTTTTGAGACGGCACTGAGTGAAGGAAGTGTTTTACTGTTTGCGAAGAATGAGGATAAAGAATCGGTAAAACTGAGCCCGGGCGAACTGGCAACCTTTGCATCCAACACCAGGAGTTTTGAAATACAGAAGGTCGATGTTGATCGCTACTCTTCGTGGCGAGATGGAGAGATCATATTTAAGGATGCCACCTTGCTGGATCTGATGCAGGAGCTGGAACGCGTTTACGGCATCGAATTTCAAATTGAAAACCAGGACCTGGCTGACTTCCGATTCCGCGGGAGATTCAGCTACAATAATAACCTAATTGATGTGCTTGAACGCATCAAAAGTACATCTCACATTGATTACCGGATCGAAAACAAAAAAGTTTGGCTGAGTAAAATGAACTAA
- a CDS encoding RNA polymerase sigma-70 factor has product MNKIFNTKGNQDSQLDWNEENFSSLFDQYYEALCFFADKYLDDLDMSRSVVQDVFVSIWTKRENISPKFSIKSYLYFAVRNRALDHLRRNKRNVEFSEGVENNLLVPFDDRVEEAEITARVNKSINELPERCREVFILCRFEGLKYSQCAEQLNISVKTVESQMAIALKRLREKLADYQYFNVLIGFFLKKN; this is encoded by the coding sequence TTGAACAAGATATTCAATACAAAAGGCAATCAGGATTCGCAATTGGATTGGAACGAAGAGAATTTCAGCAGCTTGTTTGATCAATATTATGAAGCATTGTGCTTTTTTGCAGACAAGTATTTGGATGACTTGGATATGTCCCGTTCGGTTGTGCAGGACGTGTTTGTCAGTATCTGGACGAAGCGCGAGAACATCTCACCTAAATTTTCGATCAAATCTTACCTCTATTTTGCTGTTCGAAACCGGGCTTTGGATCATCTTCGACGAAATAAAAGGAACGTCGAGTTTTCGGAAGGCGTGGAAAACAACCTGCTTGTTCCGTTTGACGACCGGGTGGAAGAGGCCGAGATTACAGCGCGTGTCAATAAATCGATCAACGAGCTTCCGGAGCGATGCCGCGAAGTGTTCATTTTATGCCGTTTCGAAGGATTGAAATACAGTCAGTGCGCCGAGCAACTCAACATTTCGGTGAAGACGGTGGAGTCGCAAATGGCAATCGCGTTAAAAAGATTGCGCGAAAAACTTGCAGACTACCAGTATTTTAATGTGCTGATTGGATTTTTCCTGAAAAAAAACTGA
- a CDS encoding DUF808 domain-containing protein, with the protein MASGFFALFDDVATLMDDLATMSKIATKKTAGLLGDDLAVNAEKATGFISARELPVIWAITKGSFLNKMIILPFIIVLSIYAPQVVIPILLCGGLYLAYEGAEKIYEFFFHRHHPKDSKIEEKAHLTKKEIVLQEKQKIKSAIFTDFILSLEIIIVGLSIVINEPLKIQIPVLIVISVVTTIGVYGIVAFIVRLDDMGYSLIAKSKEHHRKLMRQFGVILVKSLPIIIKVLSVVGTIAMLAVAGGIYVHNIEKVHEWLHALPPLVAEILVGLFLGFVVLALVKSVAWLIRKVKK; encoded by the coding sequence ATGGCTTCGGGATTTTTCGCGCTCTTTGATGATGTCGCAACTTTGATGGATGATTTAGCCACCATGAGCAAGATTGCAACCAAGAAAACGGCTGGCTTGCTCGGTGACGATTTGGCTGTTAACGCCGAAAAGGCGACCGGCTTTATCTCAGCCCGGGAGTTGCCGGTTATTTGGGCCATTACCAAAGGTTCGTTTTTGAATAAAATGATCATCCTGCCGTTTATCATCGTCTTGAGTATATACGCTCCGCAGGTGGTTATCCCGATTTTGTTGTGCGGAGGCTTGTACCTGGCCTACGAAGGTGCCGAGAAAATTTACGAGTTTTTCTTCCATCGTCACCACCCAAAGGATAGCAAGATTGAGGAGAAAGCCCATCTGACGAAAAAGGAAATCGTCCTTCAGGAAAAGCAAAAGATCAAATCTGCGATATTCACCGACTTTATTCTTTCGCTCGAAATCATCATTGTTGGTTTAAGTATCGTTATCAATGAGCCACTGAAAATACAAATCCCGGTGCTGATTGTGATTTCAGTTGTCACTACCATCGGTGTTTATGGCATTGTGGCTTTCATCGTTCGGTTGGACGATATGGGCTATTCGTTGATTGCTAAAAGCAAGGAGCATCATCGCAAATTGATGCGCCAATTTGGTGTGATTTTAGTGAAGTCGTTACCGATAATTATCAAAGTTCTGTCGGTTGTCGGTACCATTGCCATGCTGGCAGTGGCCGGTGGTATTTACGTCCATAATATTGAAAAGGTGCACGAGTGGTTGCACGCCCTTCCTCCGTTGGTTGCCGAAATTCTGGTTGGTTTATTCCTGGGATTTGTGGTGCTGGCCCTTGTAAAAAGCGTGGCCTGGCTAATTCGGAAAGTGAAGAAATAG